From Chryseotalea sp. WA131a:
ATTAGCTACCTTAACAAAAACTTGGTTAACTGAGCAACTATACACCTCTACATCAGGGGGTGTATTTGGGTCAACGGTAATTAGAATATCATCTACTCCAACAGACTGAAAAATTACCCTAAAGGTGTAGTTGCCAGGGGTTGTATATTGAAAAGTTGTGGTCGCCACTTGAACTCCATTGCCTAGATAATCAAAGGCACAGGTACCGCATTTGTTCAAATAATCAATAAAGTTAATTGTAAAAGGAGCGCACCCTCTTTGTTCATCTACTTGAAATTGTTCTAGCCTACTTTTATATTGCCCAACCGAAACGGTAGCCACAGCTAAAAAAATCAATAAAATTAAAATCCGCTTCACGCTTGCAAGTTAACTTCTTTCAAAAATTTCTCTGCTTTTACGATGTCGTGGTGCAGCAGCCGATCATTCTGAATTAACGGTACCTGCTGCCTAAAAGTATGTATCCATTTTTCCAAAATCGGTGAAGTCCTTAATGGTTCTCTAAAATGCAGTGCCTGCGAAGCCGTTATCAATTCAATAGCCAAAATGCTGTACACATTGTTCACTACTTTATAAAGTTTGGTAGCCGCATTTGCACCCATGCTTACATGATCTTCTTGCCCATTGCTAGATACAATGCTATCCACCGAAGCGGGTGTACACAATTGTTTGTTTTGACTCACGATAGATGCAGCCGTATATTGAGGAATCATTAGGCCCGAGTTAATGCCCGGATTGGCGACTAAGTAATTTGGCAAATCGCGCGCTCCTGAAATTAATTGATAGGTTCTCCGTTCGGAAATACTTCCCAATTCTGCTATTGCAATGGCCAAAAAATCCAATGCCAATGCCAACGGCTGGCCGTGAAAATTACCTGCCGAAACAATTTGATCTTCTTCGGGAAAAACATTGGGGTTATCAGAGACACTGTTAACTTCCGTCAAAAAAATGGAGGTGGCGTAGTCGATTGCATCCGAGCTCGCCCCATGCACCTGCGGAATGCACCGAAAGGAGTAAGGATCTTGAACATGCTTCTTATGCTTCTCTAAAATGGTGCTTCCTTTTAACAAAGATTTAATTTCGGCCGCTACTTTTTGTTGTCCTTGATGTGGGCGTATTTTATGCACCAACTCATGAAATGGCTCGATGCGGCCATCAAAAGCATCAAGAGAAATGGCGCTTATCATGTTTGCTAATTGAATGATGCGGTGGCCGTGCAACAAACACCAAATACCATAGGCGCTCATAAATTGAGTTCCGTTCAACAATGCCAATCCTTCTTTGGCTTTTAGATGAATTCGCTCCCAGCCAAGTAGGTTCAATACTTCGCTGCTTGAATAAATTTTTCCCAAATAGTTCACTTCCCCCTCTCCCATCAATGGCAAGGTTAAATGTGCTAAAGGTGCCAAATCGCCCGATGCACCCAACGAACCCATCTCATAAACGCGCGGCAACAAACGTTGATTGAACATTTCGATCAATCGCTCTACGGTTTGCACCTGCACCCCTGAATATCCATACGAAAGGGATTGCGCTTTTAAAAACAGCATCAACATCACAATCTCTCTGGGCACTTCAGCCCCCGTGCCACACGCATGGGAGCGCACCAAATTCTCTTGCAATTTTTCAAGTTGATCTTTGGGAATGTTTTTGGCGTAAAGCGAACCAAAGCCGGTGTTGATGCCGTAAATCGGAGAATGTGTTTCTGAAAGTTTACGGTCTAAATAATCGCGGCACTTTTGAATTTTCTCCTTCGATTCATCCGACAATGAAATTTTTCCATGCCCATGAATAATATGGTCAAGCGCTGTTAACGTTAAAGGTGTATTCGAAATGAAATGGGTGGCTTCCAAAATTTAAATGGATAAGTCAGCAATAATTTCCTGTAATGTTTTCTTTCCCTGATCGCCTGTTTGCATATTTTTAAATGTGAGTTGGCCGCTCTTTACTTCGTCCGAGCCGATTACAATCACATACGGTATTGCTTTTTTATTGGCATAGTCCAATTGCTTTTTGAGTTTTGCCACAGCAGGGTACACCTCGGTGGCAATGTTTTTTTCGCGCAAAGTGCTTGCCACCTTCAAAGCATAGTGCTGTGTTTCAGAATCAAAATAGCAAATCATTACAGTTGAGGAGATCATGGTTGCATCTGGGAAAAGTTTCAACTCCTCCATAGAATCGTACAATCGATCTACGCCAAAAGAAATCCCAATGCCCGATACACCTTCCAATCCAAATGACCCGGTGAGGTTATCGTATCGGCCACCACCACTTACGCTACCAATGGCCACGTTGTTTATTTTAACTTCAAATATGCAACCTGTGTAATAGCTTAATCCCCGTGCCAGCGAAATATCAAACTCAACGGGCGAAGCATCGTCCCCGTATCCATTTAACAAAGTAAGCACTTCTTGAAAATCGGCTAACCCTTTTTTTCCTTTTTCTGAATTTGAAAATTGGTTGGATAGAAACTCAATTTTCTGCTGTGTGTTTCCCTTAAAATTCAAAATCTGAAACAATGTTGTTAAACTTTCTGGTTGAAAACCCCTGCCAATTAATTCTTCCTTCACTTTCTCTTCACCGATCTTATCCAACTTATCAATTGCCATAAATAGCGAAGTTTCATTTTCCTTGGCCTGACAGATTTCCGCCAGCCCTGAGAGAATACCTCGATGATTGATTTTGATTGTATAATCTAAAATGCCAAGTGCTTTGAAAACTTCTTTGATCATCAACACAATTTCAGCTTCGCATAGTAGCGAATCAGTACCCACCACATCGGCATCGCATTGATAAAACTCGCGGTAACGCCCTTTTTGAGGACGATCAGCACGCCACACGGGTTGTATTTGATAGCGTTTAAATGGGAAGGTGATTTCATGACGGTTCATTACCACATAGCGAGCAAAGGGAACAGTTAGGTCGTAGCGGAGGCCTTTTTCGGATATCTCTCTCACCACGCGCTTAGAAGCAAAAAGAGAGCTCAATATTTCATTCTCGCTATACTTGTAAACATCATCAAAAATTATCTTCAATTTATCCTGATCAAATTCGCGCTCAATGAAAACATTCAGAAGTTCTAGCTTCGAATTTCCAATAAATTCATATTCTTGTGGAATTGATTTAAGCAAGGCCGCCAATTCTTTGTTGATGAACATATCCAGTTCATTGACAGTTTCTGGTGCTTTTGGTCTTAGTGAAGCAACAAAGTCAAAGAAAATTCGCTTGCCTTTCTCCTTCAACTCACCGCTGTTGAAGTCTTCAATTCGACCTGTCAACTCTTCAATGAAATCTCCCGAGTTCAAGATTTTGAACAGCAATTGATCACCCTCATCACCATACTTGCCTGTGAGTGTTGAAAGGTTTTCCATCGCTGGGGTTTCCAATGGTTGGAAGCCATACTTTTGAAATACTTTTTTGATGCGATCTAAAATAAATTGGCGCTTGGCCATTTGGGCTGGCCCGAAATCGCGTGTGCCTTTGGGTAAACTTGGTTTTTCCATTCTTCTAAACCTTCAAAATTAATTTATAATCCCACAAAGGCATACTGGGCAAGCGGTTATTTCAAGTAAAAGCAAAGCAAGTGGAGGTTAAAAGAAAATCTGATTGCTTTTAACCACTCAAAAGAATTTGGGCTTGCCAAAATCTTTGCTTGTAATCTGCCAAAGGATGCTTATTTTTGCCGTTATTTTAACACAAAAGCCATGTCAGTTACCCGATTAAAGAGAAAGAACCGCAAAGATAAAGCGAAAGCGGCACGCAGAAGAACAGACTTAAAGAATCAAAACTTTAAGCCAGTAACCAAAACGGTTGATATCGAAAAGATAAAAGAAGCCTTTAAGAAAAACGCATAAAAAAAGGGACGGTCATCGTCCCTTTTTCGTTTCTACTGACTTCAAAAACTTAATTCGTCTCTTTATTTTTTAAGTCCTGTACCTCGGCACGTATGGCCTGAGCAGCATTCTTCACATCTTGCATTCCTTTTCTCACGCGTGTACCAGCAGCGCTGTTGCCTTTGTTATAAAACTTATCAAAATCTCCTTCAAGGGAGGCAATGAGGGCTTTTAGTTCTTCTAATTTTTTCATCTTATTATAGTGTTTTGGTTAAAAGGCTTTTTAATTCCTATGCCAAATTAATCAAAAACCTTTAAAAACAATCAAAATCAGCGTTTTTTTTAAAATTTGGTCACAGCCACCAACTCTTCTTTACGGTAAAAACCATCGTCAAGCTTTGTTTTCAGGGCAGAAAACGCGTTTAGTGTTCTTTCCACATCTTCCATGGTGTGCACCGCTGTGGGGATGATTCTAAATATGATTACGTCTTTTGGCACTATCGGGTAGATAACCACCG
This genomic window contains:
- the hutH gene encoding histidine ammonia-lyase, producing the protein MEATHFISNTPLTLTALDHIIHGHGKISLSDESKEKIQKCRDYLDRKLSETHSPIYGINTGFGSLYAKNIPKDQLEKLQENLVRSHACGTGAEVPREIVMLMLFLKAQSLSYGYSGVQVQTVERLIEMFNQRLLPRVYEMGSLGASGDLAPLAHLTLPLMGEGEVNYLGKIYSSSEVLNLLGWERIHLKAKEGLALLNGTQFMSAYGIWCLLHGHRIIQLANMISAISLDAFDGRIEPFHELVHKIRPHQGQQKVAAEIKSLLKGSTILEKHKKHVQDPYSFRCIPQVHGASSDAIDYATSIFLTEVNSVSDNPNVFPEEDQIVSAGNFHGQPLALALDFLAIAIAELGSISERRTYQLISGARDLPNYLVANPGINSGLMIPQYTAASIVSQNKQLCTPASVDSIVSSNGQEDHVSMGANAATKLYKVVNNVYSILAIELITASQALHFREPLRTSPILEKWIHTFRQQVPLIQNDRLLHHDIVKAEKFLKEVNLQA
- a CDS encoding histone H1, producing MKKLEELKALIASLEGDFDKFYNKGNSAAGTRVRKGMQDVKNAAQAIRAEVQDLKNKETN
- the hisS gene encoding histidine--tRNA ligase → MFINKELAALLKSIPQEYEFIGNSKLELLNVFIEREFDQDKLKIIFDDVYKYSENEILSSLFASKRVVREISEKGLRYDLTVPFARYVVMNRHEITFPFKRYQIQPVWRADRPQKGRYREFYQCDADVVGTDSLLCEAEIVLMIKEVFKALGILDYTIKINHRGILSGLAEICQAKENETSLFMAIDKLDKIGEEKVKEELIGRGFQPESLTTLFQILNFKGNTQQKIEFLSNQFSNSEKGKKGLADFQEVLTLLNGYGDDASPVEFDISLARGLSYYTGCIFEVKINNVAIGSVSGGGRYDNLTGSFGLEGVSGIGISFGVDRLYDSMEELKLFPDATMISSTVMICYFDSETQHYALKVASTLREKNIATEVYPAVAKLKKQLDYANKKAIPYVIVIGSDEVKSGQLTFKNMQTGDQGKKTLQEIIADLSI